The Larimichthys crocea isolate SSNF chromosome II, L_crocea_2.0, whole genome shotgun sequence genome segment GGCCTAACTAGGTAAAATGGATTGTAGTGcaaaaacaatttgaacaaatgtgaaatgagtCGCTCCAGCCGCTTTTAATACCTTAAGGCAAAGGAATACAAACTGATATGATGACCACCGCGCAACCGCCTACTGCTGGCTACAAAAATCTGCACCTTGTCCAGTCATTACAGCAACACACGTATGTACATCATGTGCTTTTTGTTTAACCTCAAGTTAACTCCTCACTTGGCAATATTAATAAGAATAGAAAACTACTTACTGTACCTAAACCCAGAATTTAAACTAAGCCGAAGAGATGTGAGATATTATTATCCCTTTTCTGTAAGCTAAGATAATGCAGAGATACCAGACCGTCAGGGGCAACTCGGACGACGTCAAACTTGgtgtacaatgtgtttttttttttaaagaaaccagGAAGAGAAGCTGTAAGGCCCTCAGTTATCCCCCTTCCTTGTAAAATGTGCAACTGCTACTAGAGGGCTCTCTACCTCGAAGGCACCTGCAGGGGCACAGCTAGCCTAAACGGTCCAGGGGAATGAGGTAGTCTGGGGGGTCAAGTGTAGACAGAAGGGTGGTAGAAATGTGTGGTTCACCAGGCCTAAGTGTTAGTGTACAGTTACAAAACAGGAGAAGGAACAGGGGAAGATAATACTGCTTGTTAGGAGAGTCCATGCATCTTACATCAGCCATCAATAActccaaactgctgctgtttgctgccccctggtggtcaGATTGGTACTCTGCATGTgcgagctgtgtgtgtgtgtgtgtgtgtatatgcattgtgctgtgtgtgtgactgtgtgtaggATGTTGaggggatggtggtggtgggggggggacCACTCGGCAACTCTCAGCAACAGCGCATGCGAGGAGGCGGCAACTCCGGAGGCACTTCCGGTTCCGGCTGCAGAGACAGGACGCTGTTGGAAAGCTCCTTGTTGGGAACTTCCAGAGGCATCTGTCGTGTCAGGGACAAGTCAGAACACACGGGGTTAATGCACTGAAGGAAAAAAGGTCGACATCCACAGTGACTTACTGAGTGCAACGAATGAACACACCTCGATTTttacaaaagagacaaaacgaGGAATCAAGAATTGTAGCATTTTGATTATATCGAATAAAAGTGTTGAATTTACTGGTGTTAAAACACTATTGTGTCAACTTCAGATGTAATTATGCAGGTTTTCACTTcccattcattttaattacacaCGGGATGAAACACTCAAACAAAATAACGTCCCACtctgttcatatttcatttaaaaaccaaATCGAAGAAACCCAGGCTGAAGATGTCAGTcgatgttgtgtttttaatgttaaaaataaacacatgactaatatttattgtaaaagTTTTACTGATAACACACCAACCTTGCTAAGGATGTCATCCACAAGCTTCAGGAAGATCTCGTCCACGTTGAAATTATCCTTGGCACTAGCTTCGCAGAAGCGCATTCCACTTATTCGAGAGGAAAACTGCGACACAAACAGTGAGATTAAGAAAAATCACCGCATAGGAGCAGAAATTAAACTAAACAACACAGAATAAACCTCTCTAACAACTGGAAACTACACGTCAAAGCCTCCTCTGGGtgtaacagctgctgctgtgctgcacatAATGTTTCTGGAGGACGGCTTCAGTATTATCAGACTGTTTTATTTCCCTGTTTATTCTATGACTGAACTACCAAAATGTTgctaataataaacatgaatacatCTATTGTTTGTACTGCATGCCTcttcttttagattttttttgttctgtacaAACGTAAAGACACTGTACACGTGgttttgttatgtgtgtgttgttggacGTACTCGCTCTCCCTGCTGCCTGGAGATGATACGATCAGTCTCACAGTCCAGCTTGTTCCCGACCAGCAGAAGCTCTGCTTCCTCTGAGGCGTACTGACAcgaaacagaaagcagagaggagacacgtcagGACATCATCAGCCTCCCATTTCATTAAAGTCAAACCAGATTACCGCGATTAAATCTGCTCAGCACGCTGCCACCGTTAAAAACTGGCTCTATAGTACAGCAAACATGAGACAGGGACATTTTCTTATAAATGGACTTCACATTTATTCGCGTGTTTTGGGGAAATTGAATTCCTGAAATACACGAAATAGATAATATACCTATAAAGCTACAGTAGAAAGGGCTGTGCTACTCTACTCTGTGTGATGGTAAGGTTGgactttatataaatattaaatctgtCAGAGTTTTGTCATCCTTAAGGGACATTGTTTATGTAATGGTTGATCATCAGAGTTTTCAAACTCTCTGAGCTACTGTGTAACTGAAAGTGTTCCAACAAAGTGACACTCGAGTTCATGTAACTTAAAGATGAAGAACTGAAGGGTGCATGTCAGGGGGTGACTGACCTTCAACCTCAGTGCCTGCATGGCAGACTCTatattcagacaggatccgggGCTGTGGCAAAGACGCAGGTTTTTACTAGTGTCTTGGCTGCTCTCTAcagtctgaaatgtctctgacactgagactacccaggtggattcatggactaaactctgatgcTTTCACAGCGATTACCTTCAGCACGTACGGACACACCCTCAGCAGCCCACAGTGCCTGAACACAGCTTAGGGATTGTCTTTTCACTGCACAGGAGTATATCTGTATCGTAGTTTATGGTAGAGCTGTAACATTATCTGACATGCCTGACAtataacacagaaaataatgttttcttaCCTTGTCTATCATTTTCATCCACTTGGGCAGGTCGTCAAAGGTCTCCTGCTTTGTGATATCGTACACGAGCACGATCCCCTTGGCACTTCTGTAGTAGGCTGATGTGATGCTGTTGAACCTCTCCTGACCTGCAGTGTCCCTGGATAAAAttaatgaaatcaaatgtaattaaaagtCTGCGCAGTGAGTGCGGGGGTCACCGAGACCTCTCTGAatatcaaacagctgattggcAGATTTGAttcaagtcatttttcattcattaaaagaCGATTATGACTAATAGAGAAAGAATTATAAACAAATCAATTAAATCAATCAACACTAtaacatatatattcatatattaacAATAccaatatattcatatataatttatcatttaaataaatctctttAACTGAATCTCTCTTTGCTAAATCTGGTTTCTTTGAGATCTGAAGAGTTTGTCTCCAAAATGAAACAGATGACATCTCATAACCCGATATTCTTTCCTTTAACTCTCcacatttagcatttataagcagtatttaaacatttcatggATGTTTATGGCACATTATAATGTAGCAAAGCAAACAGAAGTGTTTAGTAATCTGCAGTGGATCGTCAGTGGAAGCTGGTCTGTGAACAGATGATGCAGAGTTCAACAGTAATGGTTGCCAGGTTTGCTTTTGGGAAACACTTTGAGAAATTTGCAAACAATTCTTGGCCTctagaacatttaaaaaacagtgacagcAAAACAAGAATGTTTTTAATGATACTTAAATACGGCAGAATCAGACCACACAGCACACGCTTCGATGCGTTCACTTGTGTTGGATACATTTTTCAGGGATCTGGGAAGAacatgacaacagctgcactGCTGGTATTTTATATTACAGGATGTGGGGGTATCAGATAACACACAAATGACAAAGACTTTTGTtcagttaaaagttaaatacgGTGaccatattttcagttttggcATCCAAAAGCTGACGAAGAGTTCCCCGCCTGGCAACCACTTTAAAAGGTTTGTGTTGAGCCCTCTAATGATGATATAATAACACAGTTATAACGTAAAATATGTCTTCAGTGGTGAGGTTATAGTCGTTGAACActgtacattaataaacacttaaagTGTTATTATATCTGCTTACAGCTACATTAAAGTTTAGTACATAAAACATGTTctaagtgtttttatgttgcttaTAAATGCTTCAAGTGTTAACATTAACTaatttaaattagatttattcACCCACTAAACTGAACTCATCATGTTGCATTCTGGAAATGAACTCTTcagtaaaacagtaaagctgcaaacacattttttaaaatgcatgagtGGATTCATTTGAGATCATGATTCATCTCACACATTTGACACTGGTTTATCAGCATGATAAGCAGTTTGAGCCGCACTCACGGTGCAGTGTTACTGTACCTTCAGCCAGCTAGTCTCTCCCCGTTCCCCATGTGAGTCACAGTCAGGCTTACGAGCAGAAGAGcggacagagacacagcagcacagtggcAGGGTTAGGGCGTGGCAATGATGAAGCTTGATGTGAGCAGTATATATAAACATGAGAGACGAGACACGCTGAGGACGGCCACCGCGAACCGGGCAGGTCGACGGCGGGCAGGTGAACGGGAATAAAACGAGACGTGGTAAAAGGTGGACAGGACGTGAGGGTGGGGATGGGTGGATGGGGTGTTAGGTGACAGGACAGATGTGTTAGTGGAGTTTTACGCTGTTTTGGAAAATCAATGCAGTCATACACAAAAAACTTTCCTTGCTGTAATTTGTGGCAGTTTTTCAGTCATTACACAGAAACActagatgtttttaaaatgtaattaaggcCTAGTTAAAGTCACAAGACATGTAGAGGCTTAACAGAATCAAACCACTGAAAGAACTTCCTCCCTGTTACTGGGGAACCCAATACTCTCTGAATCACTGCCCACATCTGTGCTTTTTATAATTCAAATGAGAacaatgaagtgaaacaaaaatgtattttgattaTCAATTTACAATAACACTGTCTGTCTCCGGTGGCTAAAGTACTACCACGCTTTAATGTATCAGCGATTGATAAGGGTACAGTACGTTTAGAAGAATCTGTGATGGCTGTTAGTCTCATTTTGGACTATGACA includes the following:
- the rab12 gene encoding ras-related protein Rab-12 → MDPRYDIPTRRAAGVGGGSANSSPALGSQSRRRKMPPRPADFKLQIIIIGSRGVGKTSIMERFTDDTFCEACKSTVGVDFKIKTVELRGKKIRLQIWDTAGQERFNSITSAYYRSAKGIVLVYDITKQETFDDLPKWMKMIDKYASEEAELLLVGNKLDCETDRIISRQQGERFSSRISGMRFCEASAKDNFNVDEIFLKLVDDILSKMPLEVPNKELSNSVLSLQPEPEVPPELPPPRMRCC